The proteins below come from a single Mycobacterium parmense genomic window:
- a CDS encoding VOC family protein yields MRVTPVTANLRTADIESAKGFYTDYLGLRDEEFNMGWVARYSTPRHEASVQLVTRDASAREDPVISVHTDDVEGAYAEARERGYEIMHPLTTEPWGVRRFFVRAPGGHVINVVGHQD; encoded by the coding sequence ATGCGGGTCACCCCCGTCACCGCCAACCTGCGCACCGCCGACATCGAGTCGGCGAAGGGGTTCTATACCGACTACCTCGGCCTGCGCGACGAGGAATTCAACATGGGCTGGGTCGCGCGCTACAGCACCCCCAGGCACGAGGCGAGCGTCCAGCTCGTCACGCGTGACGCGTCCGCCCGCGAAGACCCGGTGATCTCCGTGCACACCGATGACGTCGAAGGCGCCTACGCGGAGGCACGGGAGCGAGGCTACGAGATCATGCATCCGCTCACGACCGAACCGTGGGGGGTACGGCGCTTCTTCGTCCGCGCGCCGGGCGGCCACGTGATCAACGTTGTCGGACATCAGGATTGA
- a CDS encoding DUF3566 domain-containing protein translates to MTSPNEPGAPNKGESPNGDASADRAGAHRATPAPGGRIQEAADSPPWQRGAAWGAPAGPRQTDPPTEARPPGPSSGVEARLNRFIAGSGGAGGAPGSAKNPTHDFEAPPARGEAAAEAYASELPDLSGPLPRPAPRKPAPEAQGSSGPGRPAVTEGREPRENRVQVSRRTRGPVRASMQIRRIDPWSTLKVSLMLSVALFFVWMIAVAFLYLVLGGMGVWAKLNSNVGDLLNNTSGSSAELVSSGTIFGGAVLIGLVNIVLLTAMATVAAFVYNLTTDLIGGVEVTLADRD, encoded by the coding sequence GTGACCTCACCGAACGAGCCGGGCGCCCCCAATAAGGGCGAGAGCCCCAACGGGGACGCTTCGGCCGACCGCGCCGGTGCGCACCGCGCGACGCCGGCGCCGGGTGGCCGGATCCAGGAGGCTGCGGATTCACCGCCGTGGCAGCGCGGCGCCGCCTGGGGCGCGCCGGCCGGACCTCGCCAGACCGATCCGCCGACCGAGGCGCGGCCGCCGGGCCCGTCGAGCGGGGTGGAGGCCCGCCTGAACCGGTTCATCGCCGGCTCCGGCGGCGCCGGGGGTGCTCCCGGTTCGGCCAAGAACCCGACGCACGACTTCGAGGCGCCGCCGGCGAGAGGCGAGGCGGCGGCGGAGGCCTACGCCAGCGAACTGCCCGACCTGTCCGGACCCCTTCCGCGCCCCGCGCCGCGCAAACCGGCCCCCGAGGCGCAGGGCTCGTCGGGACCGGGCCGTCCGGCGGTGACCGAGGGAAGAGAGCCGCGCGAGAACCGCGTCCAGGTGTCGCGGCGCACCCGCGGTCCCGTGCGCGCCAGCATGCAGATCCGCCGGATCGATCCGTGGAGCACTTTGAAGGTGTCGCTGATGCTGTCGGTGGCGCTGTTCTTCGTCTGGATGATCGCGGTGGCGTTCCTGTATCTGGTCCTGGGCGGCATGGGCGTGTGGGCGAAGCTGAACAGCAACGTGGGCGACCTGCTGAACAACACCAGCGGCAGCAGCGCCGAACTGGTGTCCAGCGGCACGATCTTCGGCGGGGCGGTCCTGATCGGGTTGGTCAACATCGTGCTGTTGACCGCGATGGCCACCGTCGCCGCCTTCGTCTACAACTTGACGACCGACCTGATCGGCGGCGTCGAGGTGACGCTCGCGGACCGCGACTAG
- the cwsA gene encoding cell wall synthesis protein CwsA encodes MSAKTKSGLSPRERLARGLAHTAAGPVDVTWGLIGLGANSAQSAGSQLRRRYRQGRLAREVAAAQETVAQELAAAQEVVSNLPQALQDARRAQRRGKRPRPWVLAGAALVVLAAGGAAFSVVRRSTRPDRQEPSPRPPSVDVQPRP; translated from the coding sequence ATGAGCGCGAAGACAAAATCCGGCCTGAGCCCGCGGGAGCGACTGGCCCGGGGCCTGGCCCACACGGCGGCCGGGCCGGTCGACGTCACCTGGGGGTTGATCGGCCTGGGAGCCAACTCCGCGCAGTCGGCCGGGTCGCAGCTGCGGCGCCGATACCGGCAAGGCCGCCTGGCTCGCGAGGTCGCGGCCGCGCAGGAGACGGTCGCCCAGGAGCTCGCCGCCGCTCAGGAAGTGGTCTCCAATCTGCCTCAGGCGCTGCAGGACGCGCGCCGGGCCCAGCGCCGGGGTAAGCGCCCACGTCCCTGGGTCCTCGCCGGAGCGGCCCTCGTGGTCCTCGCCGCAGGCGGCGCCGCGTTCAGCGTCGTCCGGCGCTCGACCCGCCCCGACCGCCAGGAGCCGTCCCCGCGGCCGCCCAGCGTGGACGTGCAACCGCGGCCCTGA
- the gyrA gene encoding DNA gyrase subunit A, whose product MTDTTLPPGDEAGDRIEPVDIQQEMQRSYIDYAMSVIVGRALPEVRDGLKPVHRRVLYAMYDSGFRPDRSHAKSARSVAETMGNYHPHGDASIYDTLVRMAQPWSLRYPLVDGQGNFGSPGNDPPAAMRYTEARLTPLAMEMLREIDEETVDFIPNYDGRVQEPTVLPSRFPNLLANGSGGIAVGMATNIPPHNLRELAEAVYWCLDNYEADEEATLTAVCERVKGPDFPTHGLIVGSQGIHDAYTTGRGSIRMRGVVEVEEDSRGRTSLVITELPYQVNHDNFITSIAEQVRDGRLAGISNIEDQSSDRVGLRIVVEIKRDAVAKVVLNNLYKHTQLQTSFGANMLSIVDGVPRTLRLDQMIRHYVAHQLDVIIRRTTYRLRKANERAHILRGLVKALDALDEVIALIRASETVDIARTGLIELLDIDEIQAQAILDMQLRRLAALERQRIVDDLAKIEAEIADLEDILAKPERQRGIVRDELSEIADKHGDDRRTRIIAADGDVSDEDLIAREDVVVTITETGYAKRTKTDLYRSQKRGGKGVQGAGLKQDDIVRHFFVCSTHDWILFFTTQGRVYRAKAYELPEAARTARGQHVANLLAFQPEERIAQVIQIRSYEDAQYLVLATRNGLVKKTKLTDFDSNRSGGIVAINLRDSDELVGAVLCSSEEDLLLVSANGQSIRFSATDEALRPMGRATSGVQGMRFNTDDYLLSLNVVREGMYLLVATSGGYAKRTAIEEYPVQGRGGKGVLTVMYDRRRGKLVGALIVDDDSELYAITSGGGVIRTAARQVRKAGRQTKGVRLMNLGEGDTLLAIARNAEASADDVVGEEDGAPEGDG is encoded by the coding sequence ATGACTGACACCACGCTGCCTCCGGGCGACGAAGCCGGCGACCGCATCGAACCGGTCGACATTCAGCAGGAGATGCAGCGCAGCTACATCGACTATGCGATGAGCGTGATCGTGGGCCGCGCGCTGCCGGAGGTGCGCGACGGCCTCAAGCCGGTGCACCGCCGCGTGCTGTATGCGATGTACGACTCGGGTTTCCGGCCCGACCGCAGCCACGCCAAGTCGGCGCGGTCGGTCGCCGAGACGATGGGCAACTACCATCCGCACGGCGACGCGTCGATCTACGACACCCTGGTGCGCATGGCGCAGCCCTGGTCGTTGCGCTACCCGCTGGTCGATGGGCAGGGCAACTTCGGATCGCCGGGCAACGACCCGCCGGCGGCGATGAGGTACACCGAGGCGCGGCTGACGCCGCTGGCCATGGAGATGCTTCGTGAGATCGACGAGGAGACAGTCGATTTCATCCCGAACTACGACGGCCGGGTGCAAGAACCCACCGTGCTGCCCAGCAGGTTCCCCAACCTGCTGGCCAACGGATCCGGTGGCATCGCCGTCGGGATGGCCACCAACATCCCGCCGCACAACCTGCGTGAGCTGGCCGAGGCCGTCTACTGGTGCCTGGACAATTACGAGGCCGACGAGGAGGCCACCCTCACCGCGGTCTGTGAGCGGGTCAAGGGCCCGGATTTCCCCACCCACGGGCTGATCGTCGGGTCCCAGGGCATCCACGATGCGTACACCACCGGTCGCGGTTCCATCCGGATGCGCGGAGTCGTTGAGGTGGAAGAGGATTCACGCGGCCGCACGTCGCTGGTCATCACCGAGCTGCCCTACCAGGTGAACCACGACAACTTCATCACGTCGATCGCCGAGCAGGTCCGCGACGGCAGGCTCGCCGGCATCTCCAACATCGAGGACCAGAGCAGCGACCGGGTCGGCCTGCGCATCGTCGTCGAGATCAAGCGCGACGCCGTGGCCAAGGTGGTGCTCAACAACCTCTACAAGCACACTCAGCTGCAGACGAGCTTCGGCGCGAACATGTTGTCGATCGTCGACGGGGTGCCCCGCACGCTGCGCCTCGACCAGATGATCCGCCACTACGTTGCCCACCAGCTCGACGTGATCATCCGGCGCACGACGTACCGGCTGCGCAAGGCCAACGAACGTGCCCACATTTTGCGCGGTCTGGTCAAAGCCCTTGACGCCCTTGACGAAGTGATCGCGCTCATCCGCGCGTCGGAGACCGTCGACATCGCCCGCACCGGCCTGATCGAGCTGCTCGACATCGACGAGATCCAGGCCCAGGCGATCCTCGACATGCAGCTGCGGCGCCTGGCCGCGCTGGAGCGCCAGCGCATCGTCGACGACCTGGCCAAGATCGAGGCCGAGATCGCGGACCTGGAAGACATTCTCGCCAAACCCGAACGGCAGCGCGGCATCGTGCGCGACGAGCTCTCCGAGATCGCCGACAAGCACGGCGACGACCGTCGCACCCGGATCATCGCCGCCGACGGAGACGTCAGCGACGAGGACCTGATCGCCCGCGAGGACGTCGTCGTCACCATCACCGAGACCGGCTACGCGAAGCGGACCAAGACCGACCTGTACCGCAGCCAGAAGCGCGGCGGCAAGGGCGTGCAGGGCGCCGGGCTCAAGCAGGACGACATCGTGCGGCACTTCTTCGTGTGCTCGACGCACGACTGGATCCTGTTCTTCACCACACAGGGCCGCGTCTACCGCGCGAAGGCTTACGAACTGCCCGAGGCGGCCCGCACCGCGCGCGGCCAGCACGTCGCCAACCTGCTGGCGTTCCAGCCCGAGGAGCGGATCGCCCAGGTCATCCAGATCCGCAGCTACGAAGACGCCCAGTATCTGGTGCTGGCGACCCGCAACGGTCTGGTCAAGAAGACGAAGCTGACGGACTTCGACTCCAACCGCTCAGGCGGGATCGTGGCCATCAACCTGCGCGACAGCGACGAACTGGTCGGCGCGGTGTTGTGCTCCTCCGAAGAAGACCTGCTGCTGGTCTCGGCCAATGGTCAGTCGATCCGGTTCTCGGCGACGGACGAGGCGCTGCGGCCGATGGGACGGGCGACCTCGGGCGTGCAGGGCATGCGGTTCAACACCGACGACTACCTGCTGTCGCTGAATGTGGTCCGCGAGGGCATGTACCTGTTGGTCGCCACGTCCGGTGGCTACGCCAAGCGCACGGCCATCGAGGAGTACCCGGTTCAGGGCCGCGGCGGCAAGGGAGTGCTGACCGTCATGTACGACCGCCGGCGCGGCAAGCTGGTGGGCGCGTTGATCGTCGACGACGACAGCGAGCTGTACGCGATCACCTCCGGCGGTGGCGTCATCCGCACCGCGGCGCGCCAGGTGCGCAAAGCGGGACGTCAGACCAAGGGCGTTCGGCTGATGAACCTGGGCGAGGGCGACACGCTGTTGGCCATTGCCCGCAACGCCGAGGCAAGCGCCGATGACGTCGTCGGCGAGGAGGACGGTGCCCCGGAGGGGGACGGCTAA